One window of the Salminus brasiliensis chromosome 1, fSalBra1.hap2, whole genome shotgun sequence genome contains the following:
- the rdh10a gene encoding retinol dehydrogenase 10-A has product MLALALEFLVVLLQVAWAVCAAALRWLVRPKEKSVCGQVCVITGAGGELGRLFAREFARRRATLVLWDINSTSNEETAEMVREIYRELDTHTAEGSGSEEGSAFQPQVYTYVCDVGKRESVYSTAERVRKEVGEVDLLINNAGVVSGHHLLECPDELIERTMVVNCHAHFWTTKAFLPKMLEMNHGHIVTVASSLGLFSTAGVEDYCASKFGAIGFHESLSHEIKASEKDGIKMTLVCPYLVDTGMFRGCRIRKEIEPFLPPLRPEFCVKQAMRAILTDQPMVCTPRIVYMVNFMKSILPFEAIVCMYRFLGADKCMYPFLAQRKEAMNNNEAKNGI; this is encoded by the exons ATGCTGGCTCTCGCGCTGGAGTTCctggtggtgctgctgcagGTGGCGTGGGCCGTGTGCGCCGCCGCGCTACGCTGGCTCGTGCGGCCGAAGGAGAAGAGCGTGTGCGGGCAGGTGTGCGTGATCACGGGCGCTGGCGGGGAGCTCGGGCGACTGTTCGCGCGGGAGTTCGCGCGCCGCCGCGCCACGCTCGTGCTGTGGGACATTAACAGCACGAGCAACGAGGAGACCGCTGAGATGGTCCGGGAAATCTACAGAGAACTGGACACTCACACAGCagagg GTTCTGGATCAGAGGAGGGCTCTGCTTTCCAGCCGCAGGTGTACACGTACGTTTGTGACGTGGGTAAGCGGGAGAGTGTGTATTCCACAGCCGAGCGAGTGCGCAAGGAGGTGGGAGAGGTGGACCTGCTGATCAATAATGCTGGTGTGGTGTCGGGTCATCACCTGCTGGAGTGTCCGGATGAGCTGATCGAGAGAACGATGGTGGTCAACTGCCACGCCCACTTCTGG ACCACCAAGGCATTTCTCCCCAAGATGCTGGAGATGAACCATGGCCACATTGTGACAGTTGCCAGTTCGCTGGGCCTCTTCAGCACAGCTGGTGTGGAG GATTACTGCGCCAGCAAGTTCGGAGCCATCGGCTTCCACGAGTCCCTGAGCCACGAGATCAAGGCCTCGGAGAAGGACGGCATCAAAATGACGCTGGTGTGCCCTTACCTGGTGGACACGGGCATGTTCAGAGGCTGCAGGATAAG GAAAGAGATTGAGCCGTTTTTGCCTCCCCTGCGGCCAGAGTTCTGTGTAAAACAGGCCATGAGGGCCATCCTGACTGACCAGCCAATGGTCTGTACACCTCGCATCGTCTATATGGTCAACTTCATGAAAAG CATCCTGCCGTTCGAGGCCATTGTGTGCATGTACCGTTTCCTCGGAGCGGACAAGTGCATGTACCCCTTCCTGGCTCAGAGGAAAGAGGCAATGAACAACAATGAAGCGAAGAACGGGATCTAG